One Rosa chinensis cultivar Old Blush chromosome 5, RchiOBHm-V2, whole genome shotgun sequence genomic region harbors:
- the LOC112167729 gene encoding disease resistance protein At4g27190 isoform X2 gives MLGLKLVDETVIGRARTLRKKITSGDRILIILDNIWEGIELTSIGIPRFNELKRCNSKVLLTTRKRDVCYRMQCQASIRLNTLTEQDSWKLFAKEARNSFKTSTFYNKARQVSGECGGLPVALKAVAKALGDKELDEWNKAAERLKVSQPPHPEDEKVVFECIKLSYDYLKSDVSKSCFLLCCLFPEDYDIKIEDLLKYGIGKGLFEESNMQNARDTIHTIIESLKDSSLLLDAKGIKGCVRMHDVIRDVAIQISLQFFVRAGCELQYWPRIDAGKGYIAISLMKNKICTLPAEHLVFPKLHILLLQSNIMNNIPVSSFQRLKALRVLDLSYTAISLLPTSFNLLTSLHTLYLDGCLSRISNISLLGQLKKLEILSMRELPLLKLPKEIGQLTTLRMLDFTSVCVDIVPSKVISNLNKLEELYIQCDFADWGSKAEGSEVKRNTVEESEAEGAREETNASFDEFTSLLHLQILKVFISDPKCLPTDVEVKSNWKSFDICICRDPSIRESLLDPSSPLDSKADSKALTLDTTMDTLPKWFTDVVTKKTEKLQYRNCRGLVNVLKEYYQGTLHSLKYLHVIGPSDKLEQLMTTITPIPNEPVFENLEELHLDGVNCLKELCVGELPNQSLCKLRLLEVRGCPELMNALLQSNLLKRLPNLEKLSCEEMDKLEYVFSYEGSEVEQSTLTELIEMRLENLGNVIKIWNGPAPCEIFCHVKTLVVFECNKLKNLFTSDIAHHLHDLEDLSVEACLGLERVIEASEETVNDKIVLPKLKKLALKKLLKLTRFYGSTGSATNDEECIEFPLLEHSHVERCHIFNSPAKDMLVSMMNKQPVLIPMQVQREVRETDQL, from the exons ATGTTGGGTCTGAAACTGGTGGATGAGACAGTAATTGGAAGAGCCCGTACATTGAGGAAGAAGATAACAAGTGGAGATAGGATCCTTATAATCTTGGACAACATTTGGGAGGGAATAGAGTTGACAAGCATAGGAATTCCCAGATTCAACGAGCTTAAAAGATGCAATTCCAAGGTCCTACTGACAACAAGGAAAAGGGATGTTTGCTATCGTATGCAATGCCAAGCAAGCATTCGTCTCAATACCTTAACTGAACAAGATTCTTGGAAGTTGTTTGCAAAGGAAGCAAGAAATTCTTTTAAAACGTCGACTTTCTATAACAAAGCAAGGCAGGTATCAGGAGAATGTGGTGGTCTTCCAGTTGCGTTGAAAGCAGTTGCAAAGGCACTTGGGGATAAAGAGTTGGACGAATGGAACAAAGCTGCTGAGCGACTAAAGGTGTCTCAACCTCCCCACCCTGAAGACGAGAAAGTTGTGTTCGAATGCATTAAGTTAAGCTATGATTACTTGAAATCTGATGTTTCCAAGTCATGCTTCTTGCTTTGCTGCCTATTCCCGGAGGATTATGATATCAAAATTGAAGACTTGCTGAAGTATGGGATTGGGAAAGGATTGTTTGAAGAGTCCAACATGCAAAATGCTAGAGACACAATACATACAATCATCGAGTCTCTTAAAGATTCCAGCTTGCTTTTGGATGCTAAAGGGATTAAGGGGTGCGTAAGGATGCATGATGTCATCAGAGATGTTGCCATACAAATTTCCTTACAATTTTTTGTAAGAGCTGGTTGTGAATTGCAGTATTGGCCAAGGATTGATGCAGGTAAAGGCTACATTGCGATCTCACTAATGAAGAACAAAATATGCACGCTTCCCGCTGAACACTTGGTATTTCCAAAACTTCATATTCTTTTGTTACAAAGTAATATTATGAATAACATCCCAGTTTCTTCATTTCAACGTCTAAAGGCATTAAGGGTCTTAGATCTTAGCTACACTGCCATTTCTTTACTACCCACATCATTCAATCTCCTAACCAGCCTCCACACTTTGTATCTAGATGGTTGCTTGTCAAGGATAAGTAACATATCCCTACTTGGACAGTTGAAAAAACTTGAGATTCTTAGTATGAGAGAACTTCCTCTTTTGAAATTGCCTAAAGAAATAGGACAGTTGACCACACTAAGGATGCTGGACTTCACTAGTGTCTGTGTTGATATAGTTCCTTCTAAAGTGATAAGCAACCTCAATAAATTAGAGGAACTGTACATACAGTGCGATTTTGCGGACTGGGGGAGTAAAGCAGAGGGAAGTGAAGTCAAGAGAAATACAGTTGAGGAGAGCGAAGCTGAGGGAGCAAGAGAGGAAACTAATGCTTCCTTTGATGAGTTCACTAGCTTGTTACATCTACAGATTTTGAAGGTTTTCATATCTGATCCAAAATGCTTACCTACAGATGTTGAGGTAAAGTCTAATTGGAAAAGTTTTGACATATGTATCTGTAGAGACCCATCAATTAGAGAATCGCTTTTGGATCCAAGTTCTCCACTTGATTCAAAAGCCGATTCAAAAGCCTTGACTCTTGACACAACCATGGATACCTTACCAAAATGGTTTACTGATGTGGTAACCAAGAAAACAGAGAAGCTACAGTATAGAAACTGTCGGGGTTTAGTTAATGTTCTTAAGGAATATTACCAAGGGACCTTACATTCACTGAAGTATTTACATGTTATTGGTCCCAGTGACAAATTGGAACAGTTGATGACCACAATAACACCGATTCCAAATGAACCTGTGTTTGAGAATTTGGAAGAGTTGCATCTCGATGGAGTGAATTGTCTGAAGGAGTTATGTGTTGGTGAATTACCAAATCAGTCTCTATGCAAGCTTAGGTTACTGGAGGTGAGAGGCTGTCCTGAATTGATGAATGCACTTTTACAATCTAATTTGTTGAAGAGACTaccaaatttggaaaaactaaGTTGTGAAGAGATGGATAAATTGGAGTATGTGTTTTCATATGAAGGGTCTGAGGTAGAACAAAGTACTCTGACAGAGTTGATAGAGATGAGATTGGAGAATCTAGGGAACGTAATAAAGATATGGAATGGTCCTGCTCCTTGTGAAATCTTTTGTCATGTTAAAACTTTGGTAGTTTTCGAGTGCAATAAGCTGAAAAATCTCTTTACATCTGACATAGCTCACCATCTTCATGACTTGGAAGATCTTTCAGTAGAGGCTTGCCTAGGGTTGGAGAGAGTTATTGAAGCAAGTGAGGAAACAGTGAACGACAAGATAGTTTTACCAAAATTGAAGAAGTTAGCTTTGAAAAAGCTTCTTAAGCTTACAAGGTTCTATGGTAGTACTGGAAGTGCTACTAATGATGAAGAATGTATTGAGTTTCCTTTATTGGAACACTCGCATGTGGAACGCTGCCATATTTTCAATTCTCCAGCTAAGGACATGTTGGTTTCAATGATGAATAAGCAGCCTGTTTTGATTCCTATGCAAG TGCAGAGAGAGGTCCGAGAGACGGACCAACTTTAA
- the LOC112167729 gene encoding disease resistance protein At4g27190 isoform X1, with product MLGLKLVDETVIGRARTLRKKITSGDRILIILDNIWEGIELTSIGIPRFNELKRCNSKVLLTTRKRDVCYRMQCQASIRLNTLTEQDSWKLFAKEARNSFKTSTFYNKARQVSGECGGLPVALKAVAKALGDKELDEWNKAAERLKVSQPPHPEDEKVVFECIKLSYDYLKSDVSKSCFLLCCLFPEDYDIKIEDLLKYGIGKGLFEESNMQNARDTIHTIIESLKDSSLLLDAKGIKGCVRMHDVIRDVAIQISLQFFVRAGCELQYWPRIDAGKGYIAISLMKNKICTLPAEHLVFPKLHILLLQSNIMNNIPVSSFQRLKALRVLDLSYTAISLLPTSFNLLTSLHTLYLDGCLSRISNISLLGQLKKLEILSMRELPLLKLPKEIGQLTTLRMLDFTSVCVDIVPSKVISNLNKLEELYIQCDFADWGSKAEGSEVKRNTVEESEAEGAREETNASFDEFTSLLHLQILKVFISDPKCLPTDVEVKSNWKSFDICICRDPSIRESLLDPSSPLDSKADSKALTLDTTMDTLPKWFTDVVTKKTEKLQYRNCRGLVNVLKEYYQGTLHSLKYLHVIGPSDKLEQLMTTITPIPNEPVFENLEELHLDGVNCLKELCVGELPNQSLCKLRLLEVRGCPELMNALLQSNLLKRLPNLEKLSCEEMDKLEYVFSYEGSEVEQSTLTELIEMRLENLGNVIKIWNGPAPCEIFCHVKTLVVFECNKLKNLFTSDIAHHLHDLEDLSVEACLGLERVIEASEETVNDKIVLPKLKKLALKKLLKLTRFYGSTGSATNDEECIEFPLLEHSHVERCHIFNSPAKDMLVSMMNKQPVLIPMQERGPRDGPTLSRRR from the exons ATGTTGGGTCTGAAACTGGTGGATGAGACAGTAATTGGAAGAGCCCGTACATTGAGGAAGAAGATAACAAGTGGAGATAGGATCCTTATAATCTTGGACAACATTTGGGAGGGAATAGAGTTGACAAGCATAGGAATTCCCAGATTCAACGAGCTTAAAAGATGCAATTCCAAGGTCCTACTGACAACAAGGAAAAGGGATGTTTGCTATCGTATGCAATGCCAAGCAAGCATTCGTCTCAATACCTTAACTGAACAAGATTCTTGGAAGTTGTTTGCAAAGGAAGCAAGAAATTCTTTTAAAACGTCGACTTTCTATAACAAAGCAAGGCAGGTATCAGGAGAATGTGGTGGTCTTCCAGTTGCGTTGAAAGCAGTTGCAAAGGCACTTGGGGATAAAGAGTTGGACGAATGGAACAAAGCTGCTGAGCGACTAAAGGTGTCTCAACCTCCCCACCCTGAAGACGAGAAAGTTGTGTTCGAATGCATTAAGTTAAGCTATGATTACTTGAAATCTGATGTTTCCAAGTCATGCTTCTTGCTTTGCTGCCTATTCCCGGAGGATTATGATATCAAAATTGAAGACTTGCTGAAGTATGGGATTGGGAAAGGATTGTTTGAAGAGTCCAACATGCAAAATGCTAGAGACACAATACATACAATCATCGAGTCTCTTAAAGATTCCAGCTTGCTTTTGGATGCTAAAGGGATTAAGGGGTGCGTAAGGATGCATGATGTCATCAGAGATGTTGCCATACAAATTTCCTTACAATTTTTTGTAAGAGCTGGTTGTGAATTGCAGTATTGGCCAAGGATTGATGCAGGTAAAGGCTACATTGCGATCTCACTAATGAAGAACAAAATATGCACGCTTCCCGCTGAACACTTGGTATTTCCAAAACTTCATATTCTTTTGTTACAAAGTAATATTATGAATAACATCCCAGTTTCTTCATTTCAACGTCTAAAGGCATTAAGGGTCTTAGATCTTAGCTACACTGCCATTTCTTTACTACCCACATCATTCAATCTCCTAACCAGCCTCCACACTTTGTATCTAGATGGTTGCTTGTCAAGGATAAGTAACATATCCCTACTTGGACAGTTGAAAAAACTTGAGATTCTTAGTATGAGAGAACTTCCTCTTTTGAAATTGCCTAAAGAAATAGGACAGTTGACCACACTAAGGATGCTGGACTTCACTAGTGTCTGTGTTGATATAGTTCCTTCTAAAGTGATAAGCAACCTCAATAAATTAGAGGAACTGTACATACAGTGCGATTTTGCGGACTGGGGGAGTAAAGCAGAGGGAAGTGAAGTCAAGAGAAATACAGTTGAGGAGAGCGAAGCTGAGGGAGCAAGAGAGGAAACTAATGCTTCCTTTGATGAGTTCACTAGCTTGTTACATCTACAGATTTTGAAGGTTTTCATATCTGATCCAAAATGCTTACCTACAGATGTTGAGGTAAAGTCTAATTGGAAAAGTTTTGACATATGTATCTGTAGAGACCCATCAATTAGAGAATCGCTTTTGGATCCAAGTTCTCCACTTGATTCAAAAGCCGATTCAAAAGCCTTGACTCTTGACACAACCATGGATACCTTACCAAAATGGTTTACTGATGTGGTAACCAAGAAAACAGAGAAGCTACAGTATAGAAACTGTCGGGGTTTAGTTAATGTTCTTAAGGAATATTACCAAGGGACCTTACATTCACTGAAGTATTTACATGTTATTGGTCCCAGTGACAAATTGGAACAGTTGATGACCACAATAACACCGATTCCAAATGAACCTGTGTTTGAGAATTTGGAAGAGTTGCATCTCGATGGAGTGAATTGTCTGAAGGAGTTATGTGTTGGTGAATTACCAAATCAGTCTCTATGCAAGCTTAGGTTACTGGAGGTGAGAGGCTGTCCTGAATTGATGAATGCACTTTTACAATCTAATTTGTTGAAGAGACTaccaaatttggaaaaactaaGTTGTGAAGAGATGGATAAATTGGAGTATGTGTTTTCATATGAAGGGTCTGAGGTAGAACAAAGTACTCTGACAGAGTTGATAGAGATGAGATTGGAGAATCTAGGGAACGTAATAAAGATATGGAATGGTCCTGCTCCTTGTGAAATCTTTTGTCATGTTAAAACTTTGGTAGTTTTCGAGTGCAATAAGCTGAAAAATCTCTTTACATCTGACATAGCTCACCATCTTCATGACTTGGAAGATCTTTCAGTAGAGGCTTGCCTAGGGTTGGAGAGAGTTATTGAAGCAAGTGAGGAAACAGTGAACGACAAGATAGTTTTACCAAAATTGAAGAAGTTAGCTTTGAAAAAGCTTCTTAAGCTTACAAGGTTCTATGGTAGTACTGGAAGTGCTACTAATGATGAAGAATGTATTGAGTTTCCTTTATTGGAACACTCGCATGTGGAACGCTGCCATATTTTCAATTCTCCAGCTAAGGACATGTTGGTTTCAATGATGAATAAGCAGCCTGTTTTGATTCCTATGCAAG AGAGAGGTCCGAGAGACGGACCAACTTTAAGCAGAAGAAGATAA
- the LOC112164366 gene encoding toll/interleukin-1 receptor-like protein: MALAVAVGFATMTHWLASMVENREPVSNDNRELADVDPPASLLSSAESSSASMVENPEPMPEENQELVPSTSLLSSAAPWQKYDVFLSFRGADTRKGFVSHLHHELQTVRGIQTFKDDKDLETGSPISSSLLKAIEESNFAIVVLSENYAHSAWCLEELTKICQCMKDKNRILPLFYYVQPSDVRHQNGTFGDALTKHGNLGRHNSEKVQRWRDALHRVAGFSGRNAQDFQTERDLVEAIVDTVGSKVRPIETEFIISSIHFEPFQATREAMDKVMEALKDENITIIGVYGIGGVGKSTMVEHVGLEAQKKGFSLR; encoded by the exons ATGGCGTTGGCGGTAGCTGTGGGATTTGCGACAATGACACATTGGTTGGCTTCCATGGTTGAAAACCGTGAGCCAGTGTCTAATGATAATCGAGAATTGGCCGACGTGGACCCCCCTGCATCTCTTCTTTCATCAGCTGAATCATCGTCAGCTTCCATGGTTGAAAACCCTGAGCCAATGCCGGAGGAAAATCAAGAATTGGTCCCCTCTACATCTCTTTTATCATCAGCAGCTCCTTGGCAGAAGTATGACGTTTTTCTGAGTTTCAGGGGTGCAGACACTCGTAAGGGTTTTGTATCCCACTTACACCATGAATTGCAGACTGTGAGAGGGATTCAAACATTCAAGGATGACAAAGATCTTGAAACAGGAAGCCCTATTTCTTCAAGTCTGCTAAAGGCAATCGAAGAATCAAATTTTGCAATTGTTGTTCTGTCGGAAAACTATGCTCATTCTGCATGGTGTTTGGAGGAACTTACAAAGATTTGTCAATGCATGAAAGACAAGAACAGAATCCTACCCCTGTTTTATTATGTCCAACCAAGTGATGTGCGGCATCAAAATGGGACTTTCGGAGATGCTTTAACTAAGCATGGAAACTTGGGCCGGCACAATTCAGAGAAGGTGCAGCGGTGGAGGGATGCTTTACACAGAGTGGCCGGTTTCTCTGGGCGTAATGCACAAGATTTTCA GACTGAAAGAGATCTTGTCGAAGCCATTGTGGATACTGTGGGCAGTAAAGTACGACCTATTGAAACTGAGTTTATTATTTCCTCGATCCATTTTGAACCATTTCAAGCAACAAGAGAAGCCATGGATAAAGTAATGGAGGCGCTAAAAGATGAAAACATCACTATCATTGGGGTTTACGGAATTGGAGGTGTTGGAAAGTCAACAATGGTGGAACATGTTGGTTTAGAAGCCCAAAAAAAAGGCTTTTCCCTCAGGTGA